The following coding sequences lie in one Timaviella obliquedivisa GSE-PSE-MK23-08B genomic window:
- a CDS encoding serine/threonine protein kinase — MSNPPRSPLKRSKYRILGLVGQGQFGHVYCAVNRQTGLLVALKSLDQQRFPTHKFLRELRFLLSFQHPNIVTCQALEHTATGRYLVMDYCEGGTLRSLMTDRQHLTLRQRLKLIIDILQGLDHAHSRGITHCDIKPENILLSLQPIGWTARVSDFGIAHFNQEVGQRGLGNTGSPAYMAPERFYGQHPLNSDLYAVGILLFELLLGHRPFSGTPSELMLAHLNCPVKIPETIPEAWRSIILIALQKLSARRFCSAKAMLAAIREVATQEGLGIWLDPQAPVPLPEVPRFSSTVPFVFRQRETLKQPVTALATQFSKEECSPKIPSLFEVWHRIFPEDAIQNLLIRPQGCFVLTKRSLHLLPCVAAINETLKTHLLLGLTHDYVAAIEPKGRWFVTLENTRAAKLCFWRLQSDSLQAESDPCGICEAARAIRLTCSTITLQSIPILLPFLFALDARHVAVLTRTPAHQQTQSDRHGKGSTSVQLLTRRGTQVGVLKLPVRIGQAVQTCVPYQLLATDIDNPESILLIDLKPYRILRLRVGIVPKFLSATTWGFILADALGTIMFFAKDGEVLGRVQGFTEMTAIASCGTHNIQVATWNGHEGRLYTSDLRDLEIDLLF, encoded by the coding sequence TTGTCAAACCCACCCAGGAGCCCACTAAAGCGTTCAAAGTACCGCATCCTTGGACTGGTTGGACAAGGACAATTTGGGCATGTGTACTGTGCAGTCAATCGGCAAACAGGTCTGCTTGTTGCCCTGAAAAGTCTCGACCAGCAACGATTTCCCACCCATAAATTTCTCCGCGAACTCCGGTTTCTGCTCAGCTTCCAGCATCCTAATATTGTCACCTGTCAAGCATTAGAGCATACGGCGACAGGGCGGTATTTGGTGATGGACTACTGCGAGGGCGGTACGTTACGGAGTTTAATGACAGACAGACAGCATTTAACCCTGCGTCAACGCCTCAAGCTAATTATTGATATTCTTCAGGGTCTAGATCATGCCCATAGTCGAGGGATTACTCATTGTGATATTAAGCCAGAGAATATTCTACTGAGTTTGCAGCCCATAGGCTGGACGGCAAGGGTTTCTGATTTTGGGATTGCCCATTTTAATCAAGAAGTGGGGCAGCGGGGATTGGGCAATACTGGGTCGCCTGCATACATGGCTCCGGAGCGCTTTTACGGGCAACATCCCTTAAACTCCGATCTGTATGCGGTTGGCATCCTGCTGTTCGAGCTACTACTAGGGCATCGTCCGTTTTCAGGTACGCCTAGTGAGTTAATGCTGGCTCACCTCAATTGCCCTGTTAAAATTCCTGAGACGATTCCAGAGGCTTGGCGCTCTATTATTTTGATAGCGTTGCAAAAGCTATCAGCTCGTCGGTTTTGCTCTGCCAAGGCAATGCTGGCAGCAATTCGAGAGGTGGCGACTCAAGAGGGTCTGGGGATATGGCTTGATCCGCAGGCTCCTGTACCTTTACCCGAAGTGCCAAGATTTTCCTCGACTGTTCCCTTTGTATTTCGCCAACGGGAAACCCTGAAACAACCTGTTACTGCCCTGGCTACCCAGTTTTCCAAAGAGGAATGTTCTCCTAAAATCCCATCATTATTTGAGGTATGGCATCGGATTTTTCCGGAGGACGCTATCCAAAATTTGCTTATCCGACCACAGGGCTGCTTTGTATTGACAAAGCGATCGCTTCATTTACTGCCTTGTGTTGCAGCAATCAATGAAACATTAAAAACGCATTTGCTGTTGGGACTGACCCATGATTATGTGGCGGCTATTGAACCAAAAGGACGTTGGTTTGTGACTTTGGAAAATACGAGAGCCGCGAAGCTGTGCTTTTGGCGGCTACAAAGTGACTCCTTGCAGGCAGAGAGCGACCCTTGCGGTATCTGCGAAGCAGCGCGCGCTATCCGCCTGACCTGCTCTACTATTACGCTTCAATCGATCCCGATCCTCCTGCCGTTCCTATTCGCCCTAGATGCCCGCCATGTTGCCGTCCTAACCAGAACTCCTGCCCATCAGCAGACGCAAAGCGATCGCCATGGGAAAGGTAGCACGTCAGTTCAGTTGCTAACTCGGCGAGGAACCCAAGTAGGGGTTTTGAAGTTGCCTGTACGGATAGGACAAGCGGTTCAAACCTGCGTGCCCTATCAATTGCTAGCAACAGATATCGATAACCCAGAGTCAATTTTACTCATTGACCTCAAGCCTTATCGCATCTTGCGATTGCGAGTGGGAATCGTGCCCAAGTTCTTGAGTGCAACAACGTGGGGATTTATTCTGGCAGACGCGCTCGGCACCATTATGTTTTTTGCCAAAGACGGAGAGGTTTTAGGACGGGTACAAGGCTTTACCGAGATGACGGCGATCGCGTCTTGTGGCACCCACAACATCCAAGTTGCGACCTGGAATGGTCACGAGGGTAGACTTTATACCTCAGACCTGAGAGATCTAGAGATAGACCTGCTGTTTTGA
- a CDS encoding phycobilisome protein — protein sequence MLSQLERLSGEVDGRYASDAELQFLTDYVQSFNLRVQTYQKLQEVEIALVQQAYMKLRSQDPNFFKNGTEDVSGKWKRDTLRVLRYVAIAVLMDDPETLRERFLLWFQTIMRAFSAEKACNATYSVLQEIVKQNLPAPQANLVCPILELTRRSLGTVS from the coding sequence ATGTTGAGTCAGCTAGAACGTCTGAGCGGTGAGGTGGATGGTCGGTATGCCAGCGACGCAGAACTCCAGTTTTTAACAGACTACGTTCAATCCTTCAACCTTAGAGTACAGACCTACCAGAAACTCCAAGAAGTAGAGATTGCTCTAGTGCAGCAAGCTTATATGAAGCTGCGATCGCAAGACCCAAACTTCTTCAAAAATGGCACCGAAGATGTCAGCGGCAAGTGGAAACGAGACACCCTCAGAGTCCTACGATATGTCGCGATCGCAGTTTTAATGGATGACCCCGAAACCTTACGAGAACGATTTCTTCTCTGGTTTCAAACTATCATGCGAGCCTTTAGCGCAGAAAAAGCTTGCAACGCCACATACAGCGTCCTACAAGAAATTGTCAAGCAAAACTTGCCTGCCCCCCAAGCTAACTTGGTTTGTCCTATTTTAGAATTAACTCGCCGTTCCTTAGGAACTGTGTCCTAG
- a CDS encoding 4-vinyl reductase, translating to MISVSDLLTNNRIPGNCFAVGGYVQGDLEMGLLENRQGDRLIALPETLIQAIYAGLDKETGQASRLVLFNCGRWWGKNFYTRFCEQLTSYYGQAPADMPMIQFLQALQQCWVVHGWGKIDLDQTYQNRGFLVVKIWNSAFAKHALQATHPSCSLEAGILTSFLSQLTGRDLHCVQTTCESMGADCNHFVLGLEKRVTPAEAMVTKLDHDAIMQTLCQGS from the coding sequence ATGATTTCTGTTTCTGATTTGCTGACCAATAATCGCATCCCTGGTAACTGCTTTGCCGTTGGGGGTTATGTGCAAGGTGACCTGGAAATGGGGTTACTCGAAAATCGGCAGGGCGATCGCCTCATTGCTCTGCCCGAAACTTTGATTCAAGCGATTTACGCAGGGCTAGACAAAGAAACAGGACAAGCTTCTCGGCTAGTGCTGTTCAACTGTGGTCGGTGGTGGGGCAAAAACTTTTACACTCGCTTCTGTGAGCAGTTAACCAGCTACTATGGTCAAGCACCCGCAGACATGCCCATGATTCAATTTCTTCAGGCACTACAGCAATGTTGGGTCGTTCACGGTTGGGGAAAAATTGACCTCGACCAAACTTATCAAAATCGGGGTTTTCTAGTAGTTAAAATTTGGAACTCTGCTTTTGCCAAACACGCACTCCAAGCCACTCATCCTTCTTGTTCTCTTGAGGCTGGAATTCTCACCTCATTCTTAAGTCAACTGACAGGACGGGATCTGCACTGTGTGCAAACAACTTGCGAGTCCATGGGCGCAGATTGTAACCATTTCGTTCTAGGACTAGAAAAGCGCGTCACTCCAGCCGAAGCCATGGTAACCAAACTCGACCACGATGCTATTATGCAAACCCTTTGCCAGGGGTCATAA
- a CDS encoding 4-vinyl reductase, translated as MVIVASDSQHPVKLKHPKKHNHYGFREFFQFDPDRGTITDWNGAQNLLTTEDFIIGLVEGLEEEVGDSAAAIMYTIGCEWGQKDAFFFEKWFEKEFDRSMRQANLLFLLETWWWPFTSQGWGRWEVDMGDRRQGFMFINIFDSAVARTLGDVGKPVCYLYAGLFSGFFTELVRKQLGCIEIQCYSMGETYCKFLLGGQDRIDAASFWMNEGANAKDIEKRLRDGELLR; from the coding sequence ATGGTGATCGTTGCGTCTGATAGCCAGCATCCCGTCAAGCTCAAACATCCTAAGAAACATAACCACTACGGGTTTCGTGAGTTCTTCCAGTTTGACCCTGATCGAGGCACAATCACAGATTGGAATGGTGCCCAAAACCTGCTCACAACCGAAGATTTCATTATTGGGCTAGTAGAAGGGCTAGAAGAAGAAGTCGGTGACTCTGCGGCTGCCATTATGTATACCATTGGCTGCGAGTGGGGACAAAAAGATGCCTTCTTCTTTGAGAAATGGTTTGAAAAAGAGTTTGACCGCAGTATGCGTCAAGCCAATCTACTATTTTTGCTAGAAACCTGGTGGTGGCCTTTCACCTCGCAGGGTTGGGGGCGTTGGGAAGTCGATATGGGCGATCGCCGTCAAGGATTCATGTTCATCAACATTTTCGACTCTGCCGTGGCTCGGACTTTAGGCGATGTCGGTAAGCCCGTCTGCTATCTTTACGCTGGACTGTTTTCAGGTTTTTTTACTGAGCTAGTTCGCAAGCAACTGGGCTGCATCGAAATCCAGTGCTATTCCATGGGCGAAACCTACTGCAAGTTTCTGTTAGGCGGACAAGACCGGATTGATGCCGCTTCTTTTTGGATGAATGAAGGCGCGAACGCCAAAGATATTGAAAAGCGTCTGCGCGACGGGGAGTTACTCCGATGA
- the rplT gene encoding 50S ribosomal protein L20: MTRVKRGNVARKRRKKILKLAKGFRGSHSRLFRTANQQVMKALRNAYRDRRKRKRDFRRLWITRINAAARQHGISYSKLMGALKKANIEINRKMLSQMAILDPAGFAKVVELAQKG, encoded by the coding sequence ATGACTCGTGTAAAACGCGGTAATGTGGCTCGTAAGCGCCGCAAGAAGATTCTAAAATTAGCTAAGGGCTTCCGGGGTTCTCACTCTCGGTTATTCCGGACGGCTAACCAACAGGTGATGAAGGCGCTGCGGAATGCCTACCGCGATCGCCGCAAGCGTAAGCGTGACTTTCGCCGTCTTTGGATTACCCGCATCAATGCAGCGGCTCGCCAGCATGGCATCAGCTACAGCAAGCTGATGGGTGCTTTAAAGAAAGCAAACATTGAAATCAACCGGAAAATGCTGTCTCAAATGGCTATCCTTGACCCGGCTGGGTTTGCAAAAGTGGTTGAACTTGCCCAAAAGGGATAA
- a CDS encoding redoxin domain-containing protein gives MLTVNQLSFKQEVLASSTPVLVNFWAPWCGVCKLVSPMLSEVQSAWGKQLKIVDINADENLRLSSSYQLTTLPTVLLFDRGSLLYRVDKLSNRNDFQKAANELHRTLEVLSISEYSYSA, from the coding sequence ATGCTTACGGTTAACCAACTAAGTTTCAAGCAGGAAGTTTTAGCAAGTTCAACCCCTGTTTTAGTTAACTTTTGGGCCCCTTGGTGTGGCGTTTGCAAGTTAGTAAGTCCCATGCTGAGTGAGGTTCAATCAGCATGGGGCAAACAGCTTAAAATTGTGGATATCAATGCTGACGAAAACCTTCGCCTCTCTAGCTCCTACCAATTGACAACCCTACCTACTGTGCTGTTATTTGATCGGGGTTCGCTGCTGTATCGAGTTGATAAATTAAGCAACCGCAACGATTTTCAGAAGGCGGCAAACGAGTTACATCGGACGTTAGAGGTGTTGTCAATCAGCGAATATAGCTACTCTGCTTGA
- a CDS encoding LysR family transcriptional regulator — protein sequence MRLEQLQAFLAVVEAGSFQQATQRCKVTQSTISRQIQGLEAELGMPLFHRTSQSKLTLAGEMFLPRARRICLEWANASSELAKLVSGNQPELCVAAIHSASAHHLPPVLQQFCQDYPAVQLRVTSLGSDRALKVLRDGLVDVAIVMNNRFLTASPEMVVDILYEEPVEVLMATGHPLSQYDQVPWAAIAEYPQVVFKDGYGMQRMVQEQFQRNGLQLKPMVELNTLDGFRGMVRQSDLVALLPRSALMEIGNDPTLVVRPTAKPVLSRQVVLVTTQDRLDIPPIQHFRALVKKLVSSPLATPLIPTPFPIP from the coding sequence ATGCGTCTGGAACAATTGCAAGCTTTTTTGGCAGTGGTGGAAGCAGGCAGCTTTCAGCAGGCAACCCAGCGCTGTAAGGTGACTCAGTCTACCATTAGCCGCCAAATTCAGGGCTTGGAAGCAGAGTTAGGAATGCCGCTGTTTCACCGAACTTCTCAGTCAAAGTTAACTTTGGCAGGCGAAATGTTTTTGCCTCGTGCCCGTCGGATTTGCCTGGAATGGGCGAATGCTTCTTCAGAGTTAGCAAAGTTGGTTTCGGGCAACCAACCCGAACTTTGTGTAGCGGCAATTCATTCGGCTTCTGCCCATCATTTGCCCCCGGTTTTACAGCAGTTTTGCCAGGACTATCCAGCCGTTCAGTTGCGCGTTACCTCTTTAGGCAGCGATCGCGCTCTTAAAGTTCTGCGAGATGGATTGGTTGACGTGGCGATCGTCATGAATAATCGCTTCTTGACTGCCAGCCCTGAAATGGTGGTGGATATTTTGTATGAGGAGCCAGTGGAGGTGCTGATGGCGACTGGTCATCCTTTAAGCCAGTACGACCAGGTGCCCTGGGCAGCGATCGCAGAATATCCTCAAGTAGTGTTTAAAGATGGGTATGGAATGCAACGAATGGTGCAAGAGCAGTTCCAGCGCAATGGGCTACAGCTTAAACCCATGGTAGAGTTGAATACCCTTGACGGGTTTAGAGGCATGGTACGCCAAAGCGATCTTGTTGCCCTCTTGCCTCGTTCTGCCCTCATGGAAATTGGCAATGATCCTACTTTGGTGGTTCGTCCAACTGCAAAACCTGTATTAAGCCGTCAGGTAGTTCTTGTCACGACTCAGGATCGTCTCGATATCCCACCGATTCAGCATTTCCGTGCCCTTGTCAAAAAGCTTGTCAGTAGTCCACTGGCAACTCCCTTAATCCCCACCCCCTTTCCTATTCCATGA
- a CDS encoding transporter substrate-binding domain-containing protein yields the protein MTLANLLAKYSERRARGNRALFNCGQFLTGLLGFMALGAMTLPVATAADLAEIRERGYIIVGVKDNLRPLGFRNAAGQLEGLEIDLARQIAQDILGNAEAITLQPLTNSNRIPALLADEVDLVIARVTATPSRARLVDFSTPYYLDGTTFIARSALTLKDLQQQSIAVLNGSETIAVVRSRFPQARLVGVDSYEAAQELLEANQVSAFAADATVLTGWVQEFPQYYLLPQLVSTAALAVAMPRGLQYEDLRQRVNGAIINWQAQGFLRQSILNWGLPAEGIPALRINLGQETPQRTELAPNL from the coding sequence ATGACGCTGGCTAATCTACTAGCTAAGTATTCTGAGAGGAGGGCACGAGGAAATCGTGCCCTTTTTAATTGTGGGCAGTTTTTAACTGGCTTGCTTGGGTTCATGGCTTTAGGAGCGATGACCCTGCCCGTTGCTACCGCCGCAGATCTAGCAGAGATTCGGGAGCGGGGATACATTATTGTCGGGGTGAAGGATAACTTGCGTCCTTTAGGGTTTCGGAATGCAGCAGGGCAGCTGGAAGGCTTAGAAATTGATCTGGCGCGACAAATTGCCCAAGACATCCTGGGTAATGCTGAGGCAATTACCTTACAACCTCTCACAAATTCAAACCGCATCCCTGCCCTTTTAGCAGATGAGGTTGATCTAGTCATTGCCAGAGTTACTGCTACGCCTTCTCGCGCTCGCCTGGTCGATTTCAGCACTCCCTATTATTTAGATGGCACAACGTTTATAGCCCGAAGCGCCCTAACTCTAAAAGATTTGCAACAACAATCGATCGCCGTCTTGAATGGGTCGGAAACAATCGCGGTGGTGCGATCGCGTTTCCCCCAAGCTCGTCTGGTGGGCGTTGATTCTTATGAAGCAGCCCAAGAGCTTCTAGAAGCCAACCAGGTTAGTGCATTCGCGGCAGACGCTACGGTTCTAACGGGCTGGGTGCAAGAATTTCCACAGTATTATCTGTTGCCCCAATTGGTTTCGACCGCAGCACTGGCAGTGGCAATGCCCCGAGGATTGCAGTACGAGGATTTACGACAGCGGGTGAATGGGGCGATTATCAATTGGCAAGCCCAAGGATTTTTAAGGCAAAGCATTTTGAATTGGGGATTACCCGCAGAGGGTATACCGGCTTTAAGGATTAATCTAGGTCAGGAGACACCTCAAAGGACAGAGCTAGCCCCTAACCTCTAG
- a CDS encoding isoprenyl transferase, producing MTAKPITLQELPTDLRRDRLPQHVAVIMDGNGRWAKKQGLPRIMGHRRGVDTLKELLRCCKDWGIGALTAYAFSTENWGRPQEEVNFLMMLFERVLRQELREMMQEDVQIEFVGNLNALPESLQQEIAKSVDETRHNTGTKFRVATNYGGRQEIIQACRAIALQVQQGHLQPDEIDEAIFERHLYTAGTCDPDLLIRTSGEMRISNFLLWQVAYAELYVTNTLWPDFDRAEFHQALCAYQARDRRFGKVSAVH from the coding sequence ATGACAGCTAAGCCTATCACGCTACAAGAGTTACCCACTGATTTGCGCCGCGATCGCCTTCCTCAGCACGTTGCAGTCATCATGGATGGCAATGGTCGTTGGGCTAAAAAACAGGGCTTACCTCGCATCATGGGTCATCGGCGCGGGGTCGATACCCTCAAAGAACTGTTGCGCTGTTGCAAAGACTGGGGCATTGGGGCGCTAACCGCCTATGCCTTTTCGACCGAGAACTGGGGACGACCGCAAGAAGAAGTTAATTTTCTGATGATGCTATTCGAGCGGGTGCTGCGCCAAGAGCTACGGGAAATGATGCAAGAGGATGTGCAAATTGAGTTTGTGGGTAACCTGAATGCCTTACCAGAATCGCTTCAGCAGGAAATTGCCAAATCTGTAGACGAGACGCGCCACAACACAGGCACGAAGTTTCGGGTTGCCACTAATTATGGCGGTCGGCAAGAAATCATCCAGGCTTGTCGGGCGATCGCTTTACAAGTGCAACAAGGGCACCTCCAACCCGACGAAATTGATGAAGCTATCTTTGAACGTCATCTTTACACAGCGGGCACCTGTGACCCAGATCTCCTGATTCGCACCAGCGGCGAAATGCGCATCAGCAATTTTCTGCTGTGGCAAGTGGCATACGCCGAGCTATATGTAACCAACACCCTCTGGCCCGACTTTGACCGAGCAGAGTTCCATCAGGCGCTTTGTGCCTACCAAGCACGCGATCGACGTTTTGGAAAAGTCTCAGCCGTTCACTAA
- the lysA gene encoding diaminopimelate decarboxylase: protein MVSTPAREWVNSGRQYLPTPTMPNPSPNQHLLPLTAQVNSQDHLEVGGCDVPELAQRFGTPLYILDEDTLRTACRQYRQAFQRYYPGESLVIYASKAWNCLAVCAIAASEGLGIDVVSEGELHTALQAGIKPELTYLHGNNKSVDELQLAIASNCTIVVDNWLELKTLVELVERPVRIMLRLTPGIECHTHEYIRTGHLDSKFGFDPDQLEQVFAFVSQQPYLNCIGLHAHIGSQIFELQPHQDLAGVMVQWFKKAAEYGLPMRELDIGGGLGICYTEADDPPSIDDWAKVICENIVKACQEQNVPLPKIIAEPGRSLIGSSCVTAYRVGSQKVVPGIRTYVTVDGGMSDNPRPITYQAVCRAVVANQMSAEATETVAIAGKHCESGDIVIKEANLPPTQPGDILVVLATGAYNYSMASNYNRLPRPAAVLVQAGEANVIIQRENYQDLMRHDRLPDHLLEKG, encoded by the coding sequence ATGGTATCGACTCCTGCAAGAGAGTGGGTGAACTCAGGTCGTCAGTACCTGCCCACTCCCACTATGCCCAACCCTTCCCCGAATCAACACCTTCTGCCGCTAACGGCTCAGGTTAATAGCCAAGACCATTTAGAAGTGGGTGGCTGTGATGTGCCCGAACTGGCTCAACGCTTCGGCACCCCTCTCTATATCTTGGACGAGGATACTTTGCGAACCGCTTGTCGGCAGTATCGGCAAGCTTTCCAGCGTTACTATCCGGGTGAATCTTTAGTGATCTATGCCTCTAAAGCTTGGAACTGCTTGGCAGTCTGCGCGATCGCTGCGAGTGAAGGCTTAGGCATTGACGTGGTTTCTGAAGGCGAACTTCACACCGCATTGCAGGCAGGAATTAAGCCTGAGCTAACTTACCTGCACGGTAATAACAAGTCAGTCGATGAGCTACAACTGGCGATCGCCTCAAATTGCACGATTGTAGTTGATAACTGGCTAGAGCTAAAAACATTAGTGGAATTGGTAGAGCGTCCCGTTCGCATCATGCTACGCCTCACTCCTGGAATTGAGTGCCACACCCACGAATACATTCGCACTGGACATTTAGATAGTAAGTTCGGCTTTGACCCCGATCAACTGGAGCAAGTCTTCGCGTTTGTTAGCCAGCAGCCTTACTTAAATTGCATTGGACTTCATGCTCACATTGGCTCCCAAATCTTTGAGTTGCAACCTCATCAAGACTTGGCAGGTGTGATGGTGCAATGGTTCAAAAAAGCGGCTGAATACGGGCTGCCTATGCGAGAACTAGATATTGGTGGCGGGCTAGGAATCTGCTACACCGAAGCCGACGATCCACCCAGCATTGACGATTGGGCTAAAGTAATTTGCGAAAACATTGTCAAAGCTTGTCAAGAACAAAACGTTCCTTTGCCCAAAATTATTGCTGAACCAGGGCGATCGCTGATCGGCTCATCTTGTGTTACGGCGTACCGTGTCGGTAGCCAAAAAGTAGTTCCTGGCATCCGGACTTACGTCACTGTTGATGGTGGTATGTCCGATAATCCGCGTCCGATTACGTATCAAGCTGTTTGTCGGGCAGTTGTGGCAAATCAAATGTCGGCAGAGGCAACAGAGACAGTGGCGATCGCCGGAAAACACTGCGAATCAGGCGATATTGTCATTAAAGAAGCCAATCTTCCGCCTACACAGCCTGGAGATATCCTCGTCGTCTTAGCGACCGGAGCATACAATTACAGCATGGCTTCTAACTACAATCGTTTGCCTCGTCCGGCAGCCGTTTTAGTTCAAGCAGGTGAGGCAAATGTTATCATTCAGCGAGAAAATTACCAAGATTTAATGCGGCACGATCGCTTGCCCGATCATCTGCTTGAAAAAGGGTGA
- the rpmI gene encoding 50S ribosomal protein L35 codes for MPKLKTRKAAAKRFQKSGTGKLMRRKAFKNHLLQHKSTKRKRTLSGLAVVNERDADNVQLMLPYL; via the coding sequence ATGCCCAAACTTAAGACTCGTAAGGCAGCTGCCAAGCGCTTCCAAAAGAGCGGAACTGGCAAGCTCATGCGCCGCAAAGCGTTCAAGAATCACTTGTTGCAGCACAAATCTACCAAGCGTAAGCGCACCCTTTCTGGGTTAGCAGTTGTTAATGAGCGCGATGCTGATAACGTACAACTGATGCTTCCTTACCTCTAA
- the cdaA gene encoding diadenylate cyclase CdaA, which translates to MSSLREQLQAPLQWALSWMYQAIDLHSVFLRAVDIGLVLVLTYIILVIIGERRTLWMVRGLIVMMLALALSRAFKLELLTFVLEMLVIGSAVAMALILQAEFRRLLEQLGRGEVMQLFHPSRELIPRSDSVMDEIVDAVKELSQNRTGALLILETDRPIDERDFTVAGVRLNAEVSKELLQTIFQTTTLLHDGAVFIRGSRVVSAGVILPISERTASRQLGTRHRAAMGITERVENCVCVVVSEETGSISLAERGTLNRPLTSSKLKELLLQRFSQGADREAVAPQLRTLGRQLRTQIKALLSRFRSSSSASREKK; encoded by the coding sequence ATGTCATCTCTGAGGGAGCAATTGCAGGCACCACTTCAATGGGCTTTATCCTGGATGTATCAAGCCATTGACCTTCATTCTGTTTTTCTGCGTGCAGTTGACATTGGACTAGTGCTGGTGTTGACCTATATTATTCTGGTCATTATTGGCGAGCGACGAACGCTCTGGATGGTGCGCGGCTTAATTGTCATGATGCTGGCGCTGGCACTGAGTCGAGCATTTAAACTAGAACTGCTGACGTTTGTCCTAGAGATGCTGGTGATTGGCTCAGCGGTGGCAATGGCGTTGATTCTTCAAGCAGAATTTCGGCGATTGCTGGAGCAATTGGGTCGAGGCGAAGTGATGCAGCTCTTTCATCCATCGCGCGAGTTAATTCCTCGATCTGATAGTGTAATGGATGAAATTGTAGACGCTGTCAAAGAGCTTTCTCAAAATCGCACAGGAGCACTGCTGATTCTAGAAACCGATCGCCCCATTGATGAGCGAGACTTTACAGTTGCCGGAGTGAGGTTAAACGCAGAAGTGTCTAAAGAGCTACTGCAAACAATTTTTCAAACTACAACCTTGCTACACGATGGTGCCGTGTTTATTAGAGGTTCAAGGGTAGTTTCTGCCGGGGTGATTTTGCCCATTTCCGAGCGCACCGCCTCGCGCCAACTGGGAACTCGCCATCGAGCCGCAATGGGAATTACTGAGCGAGTCGAAAATTGTGTTTGTGTCGTTGTATCTGAAGAAACAGGGTCTATTTCCCTGGCAGAACGGGGAACGTTAAATCGTCCGCTTACCAGCAGTAAACTGAAAGAATTACTGTTGCAGCGATTCTCTCAAGGTGCTGACCGTGAGGCAGTTGCACCGCAGTTGCGGACGCTGGGTCGCCAACTTCGCACTCAAATAAAAGCATTGCTTTCACGATTTCGCTCTTCATCATCGGCTTCTCGGGAGAAAAAATGA
- the rimI gene encoding ribosomal protein S18-alanine N-acetyltransferase, producing MKVLELKALEPDQLEAVVELDRRSLGGMWTIEGYRREMDSPNSDLLILRQTILPQTPPGSAISQPILGVGCVWAILDEAHITTLAIDPTFQRQGWGSVMLQALLRAAWRRGLEWATLEVRVSNLGAIALYKKFGFEAVGERKKYYQNPEENALILWRKGIQRSEFEQKLEEWEQETGDRLQKNGWSLQHN from the coding sequence ATGAAAGTTTTGGAGTTGAAGGCATTAGAGCCAGATCAGTTAGAGGCGGTAGTTGAGCTAGATCGGCGCAGTTTGGGAGGAATGTGGACGATTGAGGGGTATCGGCGGGAAATGGATAGCCCTAACAGTGACCTTTTGATCCTGCGGCAGACGATCTTGCCCCAGACACCTCCTGGGTCAGCGATCTCGCAGCCGATTTTGGGAGTGGGATGCGTCTGGGCAATTCTGGATGAGGCTCATATTACGACATTGGCGATCGATCCCACCTTTCAGCGACAAGGCTGGGGATCGGTAATGCTTCAGGCACTCTTAAGGGCAGCTTGGAGGCGCGGGTTAGAGTGGGCAACTCTGGAAGTACGGGTTTCTAACTTAGGAGCGATCGCTCTGTACAAAAAGTTTGGATTTGAGGCAGTGGGGGAGCGCAAAAAATATTATCAAAACCCTGAAGAAAATGCTCTAATCTTATGGCGAAAAGGAATACAGCGTTCTGAGTTTGAGCAGAAGTTAGAAGAATGGGAACAGGAAACTGGCGATCGTCTCCAAAAAAACGGATGGAGTTTGCAACATAATTAG